A window of the Candidatus Nitrosotalea okcheonensis genome harbors these coding sequences:
- the hisH gene encoding imidazole glycerol phosphate synthase subunit HisH → MVKVAIFDYGAGNIFSLKSSLEKNEAQVDIITNLEKIKNYSGLFLPGVGNFDPAIKSLNTSKVVFQDLIKNQIPVLGICLGMEMFFEKSEEGKLGGLGILDGEVILLPNKFKIPHMGWNNLQIKKPSVLLDGVKEGSWVYFVHSYRIKPKNEEIIMADSDYGINVPAVIENQTLFGTQFHPEKSSKVGSIMIKNFLRVCKK, encoded by the coding sequence GTGGTCAAGGTTGCAATATTTGATTATGGAGCAGGAAACATATTCAGTCTGAAATCATCATTAGAAAAAAATGAAGCACAGGTAGATATCATAACTAATCTTGAAAAAATAAAAAATTATTCTGGATTATTTTTGCCTGGTGTGGGAAATTTTGATCCTGCAATCAAGAGTCTCAATACTTCAAAAGTTGTATTTCAGGACTTGATAAAGAATCAGATTCCTGTATTGGGTATTTGTTTGGGCATGGAAATGTTTTTTGAGAAAAGTGAGGAAGGAAAACTTGGAGGACTGGGAATTTTAGATGGTGAAGTAATACTTCTTCCAAACAAATTCAAGATTCCACATATGGGTTGGAATAATCTTCAAATAAAAAAACCAAGTGTATTACTAGATGGAGTAAAGGAAGGATCATGGGTTTACTTTGTTCATTCTTATAGGATAAAACCAAAAAATGAAGAAATTATCATGGCAGATTCTGATTATGGAATAAATGTTCCTGCTGTAATTGAAAATCAAACATTATTTGGAACACAATTTCATCCTGAGAAATCAAGTAAAGTTGGCTCTATCATGATCAAGAACTTTTTACGAGTGTGTAAAAAGTGA
- a CDS encoding threonine synthase: protein MGKIKFLQCRECKKEYTPTFKYICEDCFGPLDVHYDFPSVNKNTFSNREHTYWRYHELLPIESKSNIVSIGAGMTPLIKAEKLGKALGLNNLYIKNDSMNPTFSFKDRPAGVAVSKAKEFGLSAVGCASTGNLASATAAHAAKGDFPCYIFAPSDIEHAKITQALSYGANFISVDGTYDDANRIAAQIGDSKGIGIVNINMRSYYVEGSKTLAYEVAEQLDWKVPDQLIVPVGSGAMLNAICKGFEELENVSLINQVSNMHMIAAQPHGCAPIVDAFKKNLSEVTPVEIPDTIAKSLAIGDPGDGQYVLRRLQQYNGFAEESNNKEILDAILLLARTEGIFTEPAGGVSVAVLKKMVDEGKIDKNDCTVCYVTGNGLKTTEVMMEVLAKPQVMQADVGKILALVR, encoded by the coding sequence TTGGGAAAGATAAAATTTCTACAGTGCAGAGAGTGTAAGAAAGAATATACTCCTACATTCAAGTATATCTGTGAAGACTGTTTTGGTCCTCTTGATGTACACTATGATTTTCCATCCGTAAACAAGAATACTTTTTCAAATCGTGAACATACCTACTGGAGGTATCATGAACTCTTACCAATTGAATCAAAATCTAACATAGTAAGTATTGGAGCTGGAATGACTCCATTGATCAAGGCAGAAAAACTGGGTAAAGCACTAGGCCTGAATAATCTTTATATAAAAAATGATTCAATGAATCCAACTTTCTCCTTCAAAGACAGACCTGCAGGTGTAGCTGTATCAAAAGCAAAAGAATTCGGTTTGTCTGCTGTAGGGTGTGCATCAACTGGAAATTTGGCATCAGCTACAGCAGCTCATGCAGCAAAAGGTGATTTTCCATGTTACATATTTGCACCAAGTGATATCGAACATGCAAAAATAACACAAGCTCTCTCTTACGGGGCTAATTTTATTTCAGTTGATGGAACTTATGATGATGCAAATAGAATTGCCGCACAAATAGGTGATAGCAAAGGGATAGGGATAGTTAACATAAACATGCGTTCCTACTATGTTGAAGGCTCAAAAACACTAGCTTATGAAGTAGCAGAGCAACTTGACTGGAAAGTACCAGATCAACTTATTGTACCCGTTGGAAGTGGAGCAATGTTAAATGCCATTTGTAAGGGATTTGAAGAACTTGAAAATGTCTCATTGATAAATCAAGTTTCTAACATGCACATGATTGCAGCTCAACCTCATGGATGTGCACCAATTGTTGATGCCTTTAAGAAAAATCTTTCAGAAGTGACACCGGTGGAAATTCCAGATACCATTGCAAAAAGTTTAGCCATAGGTGATCCAGGAGATGGTCAGTATGTATTACGACGTCTGCAACAATACAATGGTTTTGCTGAAGAATCAAACAATAAAGAAATCTTGGATGCTATACTATTACTAGCACGAACTGAAGGTATATTCACGGAACCAGCAGGCGGTGTCTCTGTAGCAGTATTGAAGAAAATGGTTGATGAAGGAAAGATTGACAAGAACGATTGTACCGTATGTTATGTTACAGGTAATGGACTAAAGACAACAGAAGTCATGATGGAAGTACTGGCAAAACCTCAAGTAATGCAGGCTGATGTTGGAAAAATATTGGCATTGGTGAGATAG
- the hisF gene encoding imidazole glycerol phosphate synthase subunit HisF produces the protein MTLTKRVIPCLDVDNGRVVKGMHFKSIKDAGDPVLLAEKYSQEGADELVFLDITASEQQRETIKSLVQKVAQVIDIPFTVGGGVKNLQDARDILLSGADKVAINTGAVKNPEIITKLMEIFGKQCVVIAMDVKRNYEIKEDRHIFTSDSKKFWFEVYIYGGKTPTNFDAIDWAKEVERRGAGEILLTSIDMDGTKEGYDVQLIKEIVNAVNIPVVASGGCGKPKHMLDVFLQTNVDAALAASIFHYKTHSVDRVKEYLKENGVPVRL, from the coding sequence ATGACTTTAACCAAGAGAGTAATACCTTGTCTTGATGTTGATAATGGCAGAGTAGTAAAGGGAATGCATTTTAAATCGATAAAAGATGCAGGCGATCCTGTTTTACTTGCAGAAAAATATAGTCAAGAGGGAGCCGACGAACTAGTCTTTCTTGACATAACAGCTTCTGAACAGCAGCGAGAGACAATCAAAAGTCTTGTACAAAAAGTAGCTCAAGTAATTGATATTCCATTCACTGTAGGTGGTGGCGTAAAAAACTTGCAGGATGCAAGAGATATTCTTCTCAGTGGGGCTGACAAGGTTGCCATTAACACTGGTGCAGTGAAAAATCCAGAAATCATAACAAAATTAATGGAAATTTTCGGTAAACAATGTGTAGTGATAGCGATGGATGTAAAACGCAATTATGAGATAAAGGAAGATAGACACATCTTTACATCTGATTCCAAAAAGTTTTGGTTCGAAGTCTATATTTATGGTGGAAAAACTCCCACTAATTTTGATGCCATAGATTGGGCAAAAGAGGTAGAAAGACGCGGCGCAGGTGAGATTTTGTTAACAAGTATAGATATGGATGGAACAAAGGAGGGCTATGACGTACAACTAATCAAAGAAATAGTTAATGCTGTAAATATACCAGTTGTGGCATCAGGAGGATGTGGCAAACCAAAACACATGCTTGATGTCTTTCTGCAAACCAATGTAGATGCTGCTCTGGCTGCATCGATATTTCATTACAAGACTCACTCTGTAGATAGGGTAAAAGAATATCTCAAGGAAAATGGAGTGCCTGTTAGACTATAA
- the hisI gene encoding phosphoribosyl-AMP cyclohydrolase, whose translation MNKKINDIDFAKSDGLVPVIVQDVHSKEILTLAYANKESLELTQKTGNSWFWSRSRNKLWMKGEESGNIQKVKEILVDCDSDAIVYLVEPSGPACHTGDRVCFHNILEK comes from the coding sequence ATGAATAAAAAAATAAATGATATTGATTTTGCAAAAAGTGATGGTCTTGTACCAGTAATTGTTCAAGATGTCCACTCTAAGGAAATCTTAACACTTGCATATGCAAATAAAGAGTCTCTTGAACTCACACAAAAAACTGGTAACTCGTGGTTTTGGAGCAGATCTAGAAACAAGCTATGGATGAAAGGTGAAGAATCAGGAAATATACAAAAAGTCAAAGAAATCTTGGTGGATTGCGATTCAGATGCAATTGTATATCTAGTGGAGCCAAGCGGACCTGCATGTCACACTGGAGATAGAGTGTGTTTTCACAATATTTTGGAAAAATAA
- a CDS encoding HAD family hydrolase: protein MKEIGEGIVIDSTKIEKMKNLDSIIFDCDGVLIDVSNSYDLAIKKTVDFITKEMAQINESGLVTTKMIEGFKNSGGFNDEIDVTYALILGIVAAKKRNTPFHDFILQVIENADQTGIRSVEKYLNVINVDVSDIRQKLAYPGKKFQNPLSSIFDEMFYGSELYEQLYKRKPQFFHGLGLIENDVVLLNEDLITKLHQRFDKRIAIVTGRGNLSAKHSLKDLFKEFDLNNSKFLEDEPREMAKPNPQSLMSTIRGMNASVSLYVGDSMEDYIMARKVDESGMPTVFCGVYGTSKDPEAKKSLFENNNADIIVKSIDQIPKTLNLV, encoded by the coding sequence TTGAAGGAAATAGGAGAAGGAATTGTAATAGATTCCACAAAGATTGAGAAGATGAAAAATCTAGACTCTATAATATTTGATTGCGATGGGGTTCTCATAGATGTATCCAACTCATATGATTTGGCTATAAAAAAAACTGTGGATTTTATTACTAAAGAAATGGCACAGATAAACGAATCTGGTTTGGTAACAACAAAAATGATAGAAGGCTTCAAGAACAGCGGAGGCTTTAATGACGAAATTGATGTGACATATGCGTTAATACTTGGCATTGTTGCAGCAAAAAAAAGAAACACTCCATTCCATGATTTTATTCTGCAAGTAATTGAAAATGCGGATCAAACTGGAATAAGATCTGTTGAAAAATATTTGAATGTCATAAATGTTGATGTTTCTGATATAAGACAAAAACTAGCATATCCTGGTAAAAAATTTCAAAATCCGCTCTCTTCAATATTTGATGAAATGTTTTATGGCTCTGAATTATATGAACAGCTATACAAGAGAAAACCACAATTTTTTCATGGTCTTGGATTGATCGAAAATGATGTTGTGCTTTTAAATGAAGATCTTATTACAAAACTCCATCAGAGGTTTGACAAGAGAATTGCTATTGTAACAGGTAGGGGAAACTTGTCTGCAAAACACTCTCTCAAAGATTTATTCAAAGAATTTGATCTGAATAATTCAAAATTTCTTGAGGATGAACCACGTGAGATGGCAAAACCAAACCCCCAGTCTCTCATGTCCACAATAAGGGGTATGAATGCAAGTGTTTCGCTATATGTGGGTGACTCTATGGAAGACTATATCATGGCACGCAAGGTTGATGAATCTGGAATGCCTACTGTCTTTTGTGGCGTATATGGTACTAGCAAGGACCCTGAAGCAAAAAAATCTCTATTTGAGAACAACAATGCTGACATTATAGTTAAATCAATAGATCAAATTCCGAAGACATTAAATCTAGTCTAG
- the hisA gene encoding 1-(5-phosphoribosyl)-5-[(5-phosphoribosylamino)methylideneamino]imidazole-4-carboxamide isomerase: protein MKVIPAIDIMDNKVVRLVKGDPKNKTVYSSDPIGMAKKWEKAGADMLHVVDLDATLGTGSNLQTIEKITHSVSIPVEAAGGLRTKEMIENALQFSSKVVLGTIAFKNKEILEYVSKKFGKERIVISADQMGGKIVISGWKESTGIELIPGIENFVRLGYSQFLITTVERDGTLHGPDLDSLQKSCSIKNTSIIASGGISNLQDIVNVKKCGAAGVILGKALYDGKISVEEVKTLA, encoded by the coding sequence GTGAAGGTAATTCCTGCCATTGATATCATGGACAACAAAGTAGTGCGTCTAGTAAAGGGAGATCCGAAAAACAAAACTGTATACAGTTCTGATCCTATTGGAATGGCAAAAAAATGGGAAAAAGCTGGTGCAGACATGCTTCATGTGGTAGATTTGGATGCTACTCTTGGAACAGGTTCAAATCTACAAACAATTGAAAAAATTACGCACTCGGTTTCTATACCTGTTGAGGCTGCAGGAGGACTACGCACGAAGGAAATGATAGAAAATGCATTACAATTTTCTTCCAAAGTGGTTCTTGGAACAATTGCTTTCAAAAATAAAGAGATCCTAGAATATGTTTCAAAGAAATTTGGAAAAGAACGAATTGTGATATCTGCAGATCAAATGGGAGGCAAAATCGTGATCAGTGGCTGGAAAGAGAGTACTGGAATAGAACTTATTCCGGGAATTGAAAATTTTGTGAGACTTGGATATTCCCAATTTCTCATAACTACGGTGGAACGGGATGGAACATTACATGGTCCGGATCTTGACTCTTTACAAAAATCATGCAGTATAAAGAATACAAGTATAATTGCAAGTGGTGGAATATCTAACTTGCAAGATATTGTAAATGTAAAAAAATGTGGCGCTGCCGGTGTAATTCTTGGTAAGGCATTATATGATGGAAAGATATCTGTAGAAGAGGTTAAGACGCTAGCATGA
- a CDS encoding imidazoleglycerol-phosphate dehydratase: MKSRKSHINRKTKETEVLVEVNLDGTGMISIKTGLPFLDHLVTSLSKHAMLDLKLSAKSMDGIDHHLIEDTAIALGNAMDKSLGDRTGIVRFGYASVPMDESLADASLDLIKRQYQRIDLSIKRNQIEGISKEDLEHFFRSLAQNLNICMHVSVKYGDNDHHKIEAAIKAFAVAWRTAAGYDNKQKGIPSTKGAM, encoded by the coding sequence ATGAAATCTAGAAAATCACACATCAATAGGAAAACTAAGGAAACCGAGGTACTAGTTGAGGTAAATCTAGACGGGACTGGGATGATTTCTATTAAGACGGGTTTACCATTTCTTGATCACCTAGTTACGTCATTGTCAAAGCATGCCATGCTTGATCTGAAACTGAGTGCAAAATCCATGGATGGGATAGATCATCACCTGATCGAGGATACAGCTATAGCTCTTGGAAATGCAATGGACAAATCTCTGGGTGACAGAACAGGAATTGTAAGATTTGGATATGCTTCAGTACCGATGGATGAGTCTCTTGCAGATGCATCTTTAGATCTTATCAAAAGACAATATCAAAGGATTGACTTGTCTATTAAGAGAAATCAAATAGAAGGAATCTCAAAAGAGGACTTGGAACACTTTTTCCGATCACTGGCTCAGAATCTAAACATATGTATGCACGTATCAGTAAAATATGGAGACAATGATCACCACAAGATTGAAGCTGCAATAAAGGCATTTGCAGTAGCTTGGAGAACAGCTGCAGGCTATGACAACAAGCAAAAAGGAATACCAAGTACAAAGGGTGCTATGTAG